One stretch of Actinomycetota bacterium DNA includes these proteins:
- a CDS encoding PadR family transcriptional regulator, whose translation MGETPISSDLIRGHIDTIVLGLLSTEDRYGYDLCKQVAILSDSEYELKEPTLYSAARRLEAQGLIRSYWGEESQGGRRKYYAITGQGRLAYQRNLADWKRARSLIDRLVSGEAGKEQSDGGN comes from the coding sequence ATGGGCGAAACGCCGATCAGCAGTGACTTGATCCGAGGACACATCGACACCATCGTGCTCGGCCTGCTCAGCACCGAGGACCGCTACGGCTACGACCTGTGCAAGCAGGTGGCGATCCTCTCCGACTCCGAGTACGAACTCAAGGAGCCGACTCTCTACTCGGCAGCGCGCCGACTCGAGGCGCAAGGACTCATACGCTCGTACTGGGGAGAGGAATCCCAGGGGGGGCGCCGCAAGTATTACGCGATCACGGGGCAGGGCAGGCTTGCGTACCAGCGCAATCTCGCGGACTGGAAGCGCGCGCGCAGCCTGATCGACCGTCTCGTCTCAGGCGAGGCCGGGAAGGAGCAATCCGATGGAGGCAATTAA
- a CDS encoding PadR family transcriptional regulator yields the protein MAILSDSEYELKEPTLYSAARRLEAQGLIRSYWGEESQGGRRKYYAITGQGRLAYQRNLADWKRARSLIDRLVSGEAGKEQSDGGN from the coding sequence GTGGCGATCCTCTCCGACTCCGAGTACGAACTCAAGGAGCCGACTCTCTACTCGGCAGCGCGCCGACTCGAGGCGCAAGGACTCATACGCTCGTACTGGGGAGAGGAATCCCAGGGGGGGCGCCGCAAGTATTACGCGATCACGGGGCAGGGCAGGCTTGCGTACCAGCGCAATCTCGCGGACTGGAAGCGCGCGCGCAGCCTGATCGACCGTCTCGTCTCAGGCGAGGCCGGGAAGGAGCAATCCGATGGAGGCAATTAA
- a CDS encoding permease prefix domain 1-containing protein — protein MEAIKFYVQGAFQGVKPTPEVIEQQEEIIADLTAKVNDLVAEGKSQDEALGVAIASLGDLSPLVAEFADRETPDAPPVATLYSTHLDLHVIAISAGIGAAVMIASTAMGAWTELVHPAAALSLLAVLGAGIWWIRAAYLRYEAAPDAIETRALEYKKRYRQALGVWAIVVIGSTMLNSLTGYYFWCWPFWVAGGTWALTVKVEERLVAGGGFAAKLSDIADTA, from the coding sequence ATGGAGGCAATTAAGTTCTACGTCCAGGGTGCGTTTCAGGGCGTCAAGCCCACGCCCGAGGTCATCGAGCAGCAGGAGGAGATCATCGCCGACCTGACTGCCAAGGTGAACGACCTCGTCGCCGAGGGCAAATCGCAAGACGAAGCCCTCGGGGTGGCGATCGCTTCTCTGGGCGACCTCTCTCCCCTTGTCGCCGAATTCGCCGACCGAGAAACCCCCGATGCTCCCCCGGTGGCGACCTTGTACTCGACCCACCTGGATCTCCACGTGATCGCGATCAGCGCGGGTATCGGGGCCGCGGTGATGATCGCAAGCACCGCGATGGGAGCCTGGACCGAGCTGGTGCATCCCGCTGCCGCCCTGTCGCTGCTGGCGGTACTCGGCGCAGGTATCTGGTGGATCCGGGCCGCATACTTGCGCTACGAAGCCGCGCCCGATGCCATCGAGACCCGGGCGCTCGAGTACAAGAAGAGATACCGGCAGGCCCTGGGCGTGTGGGCCATCGTCGTGATCGGCTCCACAATGCTCAATTCGCTGACCGGCTACTACTTCTGGTGTTGGCCCTTCTGGGTCGCTGGTGGAACCTGGGCTCTGACCGTCAAGGTCGAAGAGCGCCTGGTCGCGGGGGGAGGATTCGCCGCGAAGCTCTCGGACATCGCAGATACTGCGTGA
- a CDS encoding TOBE domain-containing protein, with protein MKYGARNAVTGVVTSVKKGEVMALVKFDVDPCEMASVLTSESVDEMELAVGDRVSLIVKAVNVLPVKE; from the coding sequence ATGAAGTACGGAGCCCGCAACGCAGTGACCGGTGTCGTCACGTCCGTCAAGAAGGGCGAAGTCATGGCGTTGGTGAAGTTCGACGTCGATCCATGCGAGATGGCGTCGGTCCTCACATCGGAGTCTGTTGACGAGATGGAACTCGCCGTCGGCGATCGCGTGAGCCTGATCGTCAAGGCCGTCAACGTGCTTCCAGTCAAGGAGTAG